The following are encoded in a window of Geitlerinema sp. PCC 9228 genomic DNA:
- a CDS encoding tetratricopeptide repeat protein translates to MTGFQNQENEGPNPSFGGDRSGEAKSLNNLGLAYQSLGQYQRAIEYHQQSLAIKQEIGDRSGEA, encoded by the coding sequence ATGACAGGTTTTCAGAATCAAGAGAACGAGGGGCCAAATCCCTCATTTGGTGGCGATCGCAGTGGCGAAGCCAAATCTTTGAACAATCTGGGCCTTGCCTACCAATCCCTAGGACAGTACCAACGAGCCATCGAGTACCACCAGCAATCTTTAGCTATCAAACAAGAAATCGGCGATCGCAGTGGCGAAGC
- a CDS encoding precorrin-8X methylmutase, translating into MLTIKELTQTVGHGITPRMVRHYHQIGLLPPPERSASNYRLYSEADVKRLQRIVALKEQGFQLAHIKEILASQEKDTDADVLVARLQQQYQNVVQKLVKLRQTATALEGLIGRDRFCESKQAEAFAQLQLLEVETQTAQSLSEELWQHLDAGVANHPENFREALQRLLPDLSQRPEIEVDILSNLVLACGDVSLAAFVRLSRDAIKAGRAHLRAGCTVVGDIPPVVETLDKPRLAHLGCESTTLIEDPHICNAAEAEERFWQDSNWQERLAESIDGNIWVVGYAPSVLVKICEAVEHRGCQPALVVGLPVGFSHAPAAKRRLMQLEIPYVTIEGALGGGLLAAVVLNRMAASLIEKPNCHCYLARTT; encoded by the coding sequence ATGCTGACGATTAAAGAACTTACCCAAACCGTCGGTCATGGGATTACCCCGCGCATGGTGCGGCACTACCACCAAATTGGCTTGCTGCCGCCGCCGGAACGCTCTGCCAGCAACTATCGTCTCTACAGCGAAGCTGATGTGAAGCGGTTGCAGCGGATTGTTGCTCTCAAGGAACAAGGGTTTCAGCTTGCCCATATTAAGGAAATTTTAGCCAGTCAGGAAAAGGACACTGATGCGGATGTTTTGGTGGCAAGGTTGCAGCAGCAGTACCAAAATGTCGTGCAAAAGTTGGTGAAGCTGCGGCAAACGGCAACGGCGCTGGAAGGTTTGATTGGACGCGATCGCTTTTGCGAATCAAAACAAGCGGAGGCATTTGCCCAACTGCAATTATTAGAAGTAGAAACCCAAACGGCGCAATCTTTAAGCGAAGAACTCTGGCAGCATTTGGATGCCGGGGTAGCGAACCATCCGGAGAACTTTCGGGAGGCGTTGCAGCGATTGTTACCCGACTTATCCCAACGCCCGGAAATTGAAGTGGATATTTTATCGAATTTGGTTCTCGCCTGCGGGGATGTTAGTTTGGCGGCTTTTGTGCGTTTGAGCAGGGATGCGATTAAGGCAGGTCGCGCGCATTTGCGTGCGGGATGTACCGTTGTGGGTGATATACCTCCCGTGGTGGAAACCTTAGATAAACCCCGCCTCGCTCACTTGGGGTGCGAATCGACGACGTTAATTGAAGACCCCCATATCTGCAATGCCGCCGAAGCGGAGGAACGGTTTTGGCAGGATAGCAACTGGCAGGAACGGTTGGCAGAATCGATCGATGGCAATATTTGGGTGGTAGGATACGCCCCCTCGGTGTTGGTGAAAATTTGCGAGGCGGTGGAACATCGGGGTTGCCAGCCGGCTTTGGTGGTGGGATTGCCGGTGGGATTCAGCCACGCGCCGGCAGCAAAACGACGGCTGATGCAGTTGGAAATTCCCTATGTCACGATTGAAGGGGCGTTAGGGGGTGGTTTGTTGGCAGCGGTCGTGTTGAATCGTATGGCGGCTTCTTTGATAGAAAAGCCGAACTGTCATTGTTATTTGGCAAGAACTACATAA
- a CDS encoding heavy metal translocating P-type ATPase, which yields MANLLFIHRKQLYAWWQSYPDAFAAVTCAVLTFLGWLSLNSNWVGGGIWILLAAYIIGGYESAREGLTTLWQEKELDVDLLMVVAALGASILGLWQQEYYLLVDGAILILIFAISGALENIAMHRTERNIRSLMQLTPDTARIWQQGQEQMVSTEQLQIGDRILVKPGELIPTDGIIRQGNSTANQAPITGESIPVDKTIDDEVFAGTINGNGALLVELHKPPESSLIQRVIRLVEQAKSTEPPSQQFLERFERGYARVIVVAGIIFGTLPPFLLQWSWETTIYRSLTFLVVASPCALMAAIMPTLLSGIARGARQGILFKDGAQLEQIGRVKAIAFDKTGTLTTGVLQVSNCIPAADTTPEQLLQLAASLEAYSEHPIAQAVVQAANQQNLEFLEAIDLQANVGLGVSGTVAGTPVRAGKLSFVTEAVKASIEPVLSEKAEKLEKEGKTVIWIAQNQQVMGLVAVADQVHPQAAQLHANLKKMGITTTAMLTGDNAATAESVAKAVGVAQVYANLLPEDKVNVIQKLQQQHRFVAMVGDGINDAPALTQASVGIAMGGAGSDVVLETADIVLMANRLERLEQAISIGKRSQRIVRQNITLALTSIVLLIVANFFGELTLPAGVLGHEGSTLLVTLNGMRLLRG from the coding sequence ATGGCAAATTTACTCTTCATCCACCGAAAGCAGTTGTATGCTTGGTGGCAAAGCTATCCCGATGCCTTTGCAGCCGTTACTTGTGCCGTTTTGACCTTTCTCGGCTGGCTATCTCTTAACAGCAACTGGGTTGGCGGCGGTATTTGGATTTTGCTGGCAGCCTACATCATTGGTGGCTACGAAAGCGCGCGGGAAGGCTTAACCACCCTCTGGCAGGAAAAGGAATTGGATGTGGATTTGCTGATGGTGGTGGCGGCGCTGGGGGCATCGATTTTGGGATTGTGGCAGCAGGAATACTATTTGTTGGTGGATGGTGCCATTTTAATTCTGATTTTTGCCATCAGCGGTGCCTTAGAAAATATTGCCATGCATCGCACGGAACGCAATATTCGCTCTCTCATGCAGCTAACTCCCGATACGGCAAGGATTTGGCAGCAAGGGCAAGAACAGATGGTTTCCACCGAACAGTTGCAAATCGGCGATCGCATTTTGGTCAAACCCGGCGAACTTATTCCCACTGATGGTATTATCCGACAAGGAAATAGTACCGCCAACCAGGCACCCATTACCGGAGAATCCATTCCAGTTGACAAAACCATCGATGACGAAGTATTTGCCGGCACCATCAACGGCAACGGGGCTTTGCTTGTAGAACTCCACAAGCCGCCAGAAAGCAGTTTGATTCAACGGGTCATTCGGCTAGTAGAACAAGCCAAAAGCACCGAACCCCCTTCGCAACAGTTTTTAGAAAGATTTGAACGGGGATACGCGCGAGTCATTGTGGTAGCTGGGATAATATTTGGAACGCTGCCGCCCTTTCTTTTGCAATGGAGTTGGGAAACCACTATCTATCGTTCCCTCACGTTTTTGGTGGTCGCCTCTCCCTGTGCGTTAATGGCAGCGATTATGCCTACCCTGCTGTCGGGGATTGCCCGAGGGGCGCGACAGGGGATTTTATTTAAAGATGGCGCGCAGTTAGAGCAAATTGGTCGAGTAAAAGCGATCGCATTTGACAAAACCGGTACCTTAACCACCGGCGTTCTTCAAGTCAGCAACTGCATCCCCGCCGCCGACACCACCCCAGAGCAACTTTTACAACTGGCTGCCTCCCTGGAAGCCTACTCCGAACATCCCATTGCCCAAGCCGTGGTGCAAGCAGCGAACCAGCAAAATCTTGAATTTTTAGAAGCCATTGACCTGCAAGCCAACGTCGGTTTGGGGGTTTCCGGTACGGTGGCAGGCACTCCCGTCAGGGCAGGCAAACTTTCTTTTGTCACGGAAGCCGTCAAAGCATCCATCGAACCTGTTTTATCTGAAAAGGCAGAAAAACTGGAAAAAGAAGGCAAAACCGTTATCTGGATTGCCCAAAACCAGCAAGTTATGGGACTTGTAGCGGTTGCCGACCAAGTACATCCCCAAGCAGCCCAGCTCCATGCTAACCTAAAAAAAATGGGCATTACCACCACCGCCATGCTCACAGGAGACAACGCCGCTACCGCCGAATCCGTCGCCAAAGCCGTAGGTGTCGCTCAAGTGTATGCCAATTTGCTACCGGAAGATAAGGTAAATGTCATTCAAAAATTGCAGCAACAGCATCGTTTTGTTGCCATGGTGGGAGATGGCATTAACGACGCACCAGCTTTAACCCAGGCTTCCGTAGGCATTGCTATGGGAGGCGCTGGCAGCGATGTGGTTTTGGAGACGGCGGATATTGTGTTGATGGCGAATCGATTGGAAAGGCTGGAACAGGCGATTTCCATTGGCAAAAGGTCGCAACGCATTGTTCGGCAAAACATTACCCTGGCGCTAACATCGATTGTTTTGTTAATTGTGGCTAACTTTTTCGGCGAACTGACGCTACCGGCTGGCGTGTTGGGTCACGAAGGTTCGACTTTATTGGTTACTCTGAATGGGATGCGCTTGTTGCGAGGATAA
- a CDS encoding alpha-glucosidase — MTQDMEFSPTKWWQTGIIYQIYPLTFADGNGDGKGDLQGIIQKLDYLNDGNPESNHSLGIDAIWLSPIHESPMVDNGYDVSDYYRIAPVFGTLQDFEELLAEAHKRGIKVIMDLVINHTSTQHDWFLESSSSRDNPKSDWYLWQDPAPGGGVPNNWLSYFGGSGWTFHETRGQYYYHTFNQNQPDLNWQNPEVRKAIYEVIEFWLQKGVDGFRLDASSVYSKDPYFRPNPTKFGASDRNAYNNQHHIYNKNLPENHQIVKEIREICDRYKNRVLIGETFIDNQLFDSASFYGVNNDELHLAFNFEFPFSTWYPGYLQREIEKKELITPPQAWPTYFLDNHDIPRHLSRWVECSLCIDSQEIALAAATILLTVRGTPVLYYGEEIGMVNNVDIPEEKAQDKVLAPHIGGEFLPSRDGARTPMQWDTSAHAGFSFGRDIEPWLPVHKNYPQVNVSTQWQDPNSTLNFYRKLIEIRKHSEALIRGRWRSLIHYPYEHLAYVRETRQERVLVVINFSYEKDLTTDEHIVPKVWEVLLSNRLESGQTIKLPKRLEPFEIFIVKADLS; from the coding sequence ATGACACAAGACATGGAATTTTCCCCTACCAAATGGTGGCAAACGGGAATCATCTATCAAATTTATCCTCTGACCTTTGCAGATGGCAACGGCGATGGCAAAGGCGATTTGCAAGGAATTATCCAGAAATTGGATTATCTCAACGATGGCAATCCGGAAAGCAATCATTCCCTCGGGATTGATGCTATTTGGCTGTCTCCGATTCACGAATCTCCCATGGTGGATAATGGCTACGATGTCAGCGATTACTATCGGATTGCGCCTGTATTTGGTACGTTACAAGATTTTGAGGAGTTGCTGGCAGAAGCCCACAAACGAGGGATAAAAGTTATCATGGATCTGGTTATCAACCATACGTCTACGCAACACGATTGGTTTTTAGAATCCAGTTCCAGTCGAGACAATCCCAAAAGCGATTGGTATTTGTGGCAAGACCCAGCGCCAGGGGGTGGGGTTCCTAACAATTGGCTTTCTTATTTTGGTGGTAGCGGTTGGACTTTTCACGAAACCAGAGGGCAATATTATTACCATACATTTAATCAAAACCAACCCGATTTAAACTGGCAAAATCCAGAGGTCAGAAAAGCCATTTATGAGGTGATAGAATTTTGGCTGCAGAAAGGGGTAGATGGATTTCGGTTGGATGCTTCCAGCGTTTATAGCAAAGACCCCTATTTTCGTCCCAATCCGACAAAATTTGGAGCCAGCGATCGCAACGCTTATAACAACCAACACCACATTTACAATAAAAATTTACCGGAGAACCATCAAATTGTCAAGGAAATCAGAGAAATTTGCGATCGCTACAAAAATCGCGTTTTAATTGGCGAAACCTTTATCGACAACCAATTATTCGATTCTGCCAGCTTTTACGGTGTTAACAACGACGAACTCCATTTAGCCTTTAACTTTGAATTTCCTTTTAGCACTTGGTATCCCGGCTATTTGCAACGAGAAATTGAAAAAAAAGAACTCATCACCCCACCCCAAGCCTGGCCAACCTATTTTCTAGACAACCACGACATCCCCCGACATTTATCCCGTTGGGTAGAATGTAGTTTGTGCATTGACTCCCAAGAAATTGCCCTCGCCGCCGCTACAATTTTATTAACCGTACGCGGTACACCAGTTCTATATTATGGGGAAGAAATTGGCATGGTCAACAATGTCGATATCCCCGAAGAGAAAGCCCAAGATAAAGTTTTGGCACCGCACATCGGCGGCGAATTTTTACCTTCACGAGATGGCGCTAGAACGCCCATGCAGTGGGATACTTCTGCCCATGCTGGTTTTAGTTTTGGTCGGGATATCGAACCTTGGCTTCCCGTTCATAAAAATTATCCCCAGGTGAATGTTTCCACACAATGGCAAGACCCCAATTCTACCCTAAATTTCTACCGAAAATTAATTGAAATTCGCAAACATAGCGAGGCTTTAATTCGCGGTCGTTGGCGTTCTTTAATTCACTATCCCTACGAACATTTGGCATACGTGCGCGAAACCCGACAGGAACGCGTTTTGGTGGTCATTAATTTTTCCTACGAAAAAGACCTAACCACCGACGAACATATTGTTCCGAAAGTTTGGGAGGTTTTGCTCTCCAATCGGTTAGAATCCGGGCAAACGATTAAACTACCAAAGCGATTGGAACCTTTTGAAATTTTCATTGTCAAAGCCGATTTGTCGTAA
- a CDS encoding ABC transporter ATP-binding protein, with translation MVSSEMTDWFLQFQNVTYTYPGQTQPTIDNLTLSIPQGKKSALIGQNGSGKSTLLFLADGLYKPQQGEIAMPQMRLRYNRRSLNRWRKSIGLAFQDPNEQLVAGTVTEDISYGLYNLGLPEKDIKQRLRQIIADFSLEEIWESPLHHLSMGQKRRVALAGAIALHPNLLLLDEPTAYLDGLQTHHLLQELDRIWQNGTTLLMATHDLDLAYAWADWFFIVHQGKLILQGKAEDVFSQRDLLREVQLGVPLLWEVWESLGKPTPMPRNVEQLQQHLHKT, from the coding sequence ATGGTATCTTCTGAAATGACAGATTGGTTTTTGCAGTTTCAAAACGTTACTTATACCTATCCCGGGCAAACCCAACCCACCATTGACAACCTCACTTTATCCATTCCCCAGGGCAAAAAAAGCGCCCTCATCGGTCAAAACGGTTCCGGCAAATCCACCCTCTTATTTTTGGCGGATGGTTTGTACAAACCCCAACAAGGGGAAATTGCCATGCCGCAAATGCGCTTGCGCTACAATCGCCGTTCTCTAAACCGCTGGCGCAAATCGATTGGTTTGGCTTTTCAAGACCCCAACGAACAATTGGTGGCGGGTACGGTAACCGAAGATATTTCTTACGGTTTGTACAACTTGGGATTGCCGGAAAAGGATATAAAACAGCGACTGCGGCAAATTATTGCCGATTTTTCTTTAGAAGAAATATGGGAGTCGCCCTTACATCACCTTAGCATGGGACAAAAACGGCGGGTTGCCCTGGCGGGTGCGATCGCCTTGCACCCGAATTTGCTGCTTTTAGACGAACCCACCGCTTATTTGGATGGACTGCAAACCCACCATTTGCTGCAAGAACTCGATCGCATTTGGCAAAATGGTACCACATTGCTGATGGCAACCCACGATTTGGATTTAGCCTATGCGTGGGCGGATTGGTTTTTTATTGTGCATCAGGGGAAGCTGATCCTGCAAGGTAAGGCGGAGGATGTATTTTCCCAGCGCGACCTTCTCAGGGAAGTACAATTGGGGGTTCCCCTATTGTGGGAAGTTTGGGAAAGTTTGGGCAAGCCGACGCCGATGCCAAGAAATGTAGAACAATTGCAACAGCATTTGCACAAAACATAA
- the cbiQ gene encoding cobalt ECF transporter T component CbiQ — translation MTLRIDTLAYNNRLRSLATEQKLIFAIAVWLLALLGHLPVQLAIILWMAVWIVQYARIPIKTYLLLVGIASFFLFASLPAFLIQISPNTNIFATSPSWATWQIGSWHLGITPKSLQQTIDVVGRSAACTSCLFFLLFTIPFTHLLQVLRRWHCPAIVTELLLLMYRFIFLLLETAAQLHLAQKARGGYRTRQRTFKSVSLLAGQLLARTLGRYRQFQYSIAARGFSGEFRVYSPETTAYSWRYALESIVGCCGLLALEAWYLLK, via the coding sequence ATGACCCTCCGTATCGATACTTTAGCTTATAACAACCGATTGCGATCGCTGGCTACCGAACAAAAGCTAATTTTCGCGATCGCGGTTTGGTTGCTAGCATTATTGGGGCATCTACCAGTACAATTGGCCATTATACTGTGGATGGCGGTTTGGATCGTACAATATGCCCGCATCCCCATCAAAACCTATTTGTTGCTGGTAGGCATCGCCTCCTTTTTTTTATTCGCCAGTTTGCCAGCCTTTCTAATTCAAATTTCCCCCAATACCAACATTTTCGCCACTTCCCCATCTTGGGCAACCTGGCAAATCGGTTCTTGGCACTTAGGAATCACGCCCAAAAGCCTGCAACAAACCATTGATGTGGTCGGGCGTTCCGCCGCCTGTACTTCCTGCTTATTTTTCCTACTGTTTACCATTCCTTTTACCCATTTGCTACAAGTTTTGCGCCGCTGGCACTGTCCTGCCATTGTCACAGAATTGTTATTATTAATGTATCGCTTTATTTTTCTCTTGCTAGAAACAGCAGCCCAGTTGCATTTAGCACAAAAAGCCAGAGGCGGCTATCGTACCAGACAGCGAACCTTCAAAAGCGTCAGCCTGCTAGCCGGGCAATTGCTGGCGCGTACCCTGGGGCGCTACCGTCAGTTTCAATATAGCATAGCCGCGCGGGGATTTTCCGGCGAATTTCGGGTATATTCCCCAGAAACAACGGCATATTCGTGGCGATATGCCCTAGAATCGATAGTGGGTTGTTGTGGGTTGCTAGCGTTGGAAGCATGGTATCTTCTGAAATGA
- a CDS encoding energy-coupling factor ABC transporter substrate-binding protein has product MQTTNSGWKNLLLLSGVVALSVIPLVAVKDSQFGGADGKAEAAIAEVEPNYQPWFSPVITPPGGETESMLFALQAAVGSGILGFAIGLYKGRSQTRNQQNHHNQPTE; this is encoded by the coding sequence ATGCAAACGACAAATTCCGGCTGGAAAAACTTGCTTCTGCTGTCAGGTGTGGTCGCCTTATCAGTCATTCCCTTGGTCGCCGTCAAAGATTCCCAGTTCGGCGGGGCAGATGGCAAAGCGGAAGCAGCCATTGCAGAAGTAGAACCAAACTACCAACCTTGGTTTTCCCCAGTGATTACCCCGCCTGGCGGCGAAACCGAATCCATGCTGTTTGCCTTGCAAGCGGCGGTGGGTTCTGGCATTTTGGGATTTGCCATTGGTTTGTATAAAGGGCGTTCTCAAACCAGAAACCAGCAAAACCATCACAACCAGCCTACCGAGTAA
- a CDS encoding energy-coupling factor ABC transporter permease, translating into MAACSCILVMVSAAPARAMHIMEGFLPAGWAIFWWVAFLPFLILGIRSITRITRQNPELKLLLALSGAFCFVLSALKVPSVTGSSSHPTGTGLGAVLFGPLSMSVLGTLVLLFQALLLAHGGITTLGANAMSMAVVGPFVAYGIYRLTVRVSGKQGIALFLAAALGDLSTYVVTSGQLAIAFPEETTGIWGSFIKFAGIFAVTQIPLAISEGLLTVLVWNWLQAYNQEDLQSLHALQNPSS; encoded by the coding sequence ATGGCGGCTTGTAGCTGTATTTTAGTGATGGTTTCTGCTGCACCAGCCAGAGCCATGCACATTATGGAAGGCTTTTTGCCAGCTGGTTGGGCGATTTTTTGGTGGGTTGCGTTCCTGCCATTTTTGATTTTGGGCATTCGTTCCATTACGCGAATTACCCGCCAAAACCCAGAATTAAAACTCTTGTTGGCGCTATCGGGGGCTTTTTGTTTTGTGCTGTCGGCGTTGAAAGTACCTTCGGTGACTGGGAGTTCTTCCCATCCCACGGGAACGGGATTGGGGGCGGTTTTGTTTGGTCCTCTCAGTATGTCGGTGTTGGGCACTTTGGTTTTGTTATTCCAAGCTCTGTTGCTGGCACACGGCGGGATTACCACGTTAGGTGCCAATGCCATGTCGATGGCGGTGGTTGGTCCTTTTGTGGCTTATGGAATTTATCGTTTGACCGTTCGCGTTAGCGGCAAGCAAGGAATTGCTTTGTTTTTGGCGGCGGCTTTGGGAGATTTATCCACTTATGTGGTGACTTCCGGGCAGCTAGCGATCGCTTTTCCCGAGGAAACCACTGGGATTTGGGGGTCATTCATCAAATTTGCTGGCATTTTCGCCGTCACCCAAATTCCACTAGCCATTAGCGAAGGATTGCTGACAGTATTGGTTTGGAATTGGTTGCAGGCATACAACCAAGAAGATTTACAAAGCCTTCATGCCTTGCAAAATCCCAGTTCCTAG
- a CDS encoding WecB/TagA/CpsF family glycosyltransferase, with the protein MSQVLEKQTVLGYPVHLAKDYLAWIRDRIYQGQGGHIVTLNAEMSMQAESNAKLADIIKAADLVIPDGAGVVLYLRWKGKQVQRYPGIDLAEALLQQQYRAFLFGGQPGVADIAAKNLQTRFPQIQIAGCQHGYLGRKDMDRFCQTLLQQQPQLVLVGLGVPRQEFWIAQYRHLLPEAIWIGVGGSFDIWAGVKERAPAWLRDNHLEWAYRLYREPWRWKRMLALPKFALKAVWHG; encoded by the coding sequence ATGTCGCAGGTACTGGAAAAACAAACAGTTTTGGGATATCCCGTACATCTGGCTAAAGATTATTTAGCTTGGATCCGCGATCGCATTTACCAAGGGCAAGGAGGGCATATTGTCACCCTCAACGCCGAAATGAGTATGCAAGCAGAATCCAACGCCAAACTGGCAGATATCATCAAAGCTGCCGATTTGGTAATTCCCGACGGGGCTGGCGTGGTTTTATACTTGCGCTGGAAAGGGAAGCAAGTGCAACGCTATCCCGGCATCGACCTAGCAGAAGCATTATTGCAACAACAATATAGAGCGTTTTTGTTCGGCGGTCAACCAGGAGTTGCCGATATCGCCGCCAAAAACTTACAAACTCGTTTTCCTCAAATTCAAATTGCTGGCTGCCAACACGGCTATCTAGGGAGAAAGGATATGGATCGATTTTGCCAAACCTTGCTACAGCAACAACCGCAATTGGTCTTGGTAGGGTTGGGAGTTCCCCGACAGGAATTTTGGATTGCCCAATACCGCCATTTGCTGCCAGAAGCCATTTGGATCGGGGTTGGCGGTAGTTTTGATATTTGGGCAGGAGTAAAAGAACGCGCTCCTGCTTGGCTGCGCGACAATCATTTAGAGTGGGCATATCGTCTGTATCGGGAACCCTGGCGTTGGAAGCGGATGCTGGCTTTGCCCAAGTTTGCGTTGAAAGCCGTTTGGCACGGGTGA